In one Brevibacterium sp. CBA3109 genomic region, the following are encoded:
- a CDS encoding GntR family transcriptional regulator, with product MDQESASTKRDKIVLGLRRKILGRELERGERLRQDEVAEWFKASITPVREALRILESEGLVSSEAHRGVRVAGVDVDRLKSLFVTRKLTETFAIARATTRISRHELRQAEKLLEALDSASEEGDAMGRNTRNEEFHFFFYDRCGLPALRDDIATRWHAFPWDLTLDSSDRLNEVHSEHQAIVDAVKRIDPDAAAKHLGDHITNGFLRLAESTAGEPISDPFDFDAD from the coding sequence GTGGATCAGGAATCAGCATCGACGAAGCGGGACAAGATCGTCCTGGGCCTGCGCCGGAAGATCCTCGGCCGCGAGCTCGAACGCGGTGAACGCCTGCGTCAGGACGAGGTCGCCGAATGGTTCAAGGCTTCGATCACTCCTGTCCGCGAAGCCCTGCGCATCCTCGAATCCGAAGGTCTCGTCTCCTCCGAGGCCCATCGCGGCGTGCGCGTGGCCGGCGTCGACGTCGACCGCCTCAAGTCCCTCTTCGTCACCCGCAAACTGACCGAGACCTTCGCCATCGCCCGTGCCACGACACGGATCTCCCGCCACGAACTGCGCCAAGCAGAGAAGCTCCTCGAGGCACTCGACTCCGCCAGCGAAGAAGGCGATGCCATGGGCCGCAACACCCGCAACGAGGAGTTCCACTTCTTCTTCTACGATCGGTGCGGACTCCCGGCCCTGCGCGATGACATCGCCACCCGGTGGCATGCCTTCCCCTGGGATCTCACCCTCGACAGTTCGGACCGACTCAACGAGGTCCACAGCGAACACCAGGCCATCGTCGACGCCGTGAAACGCATCGATCCGGACGCTGCGGCGAAGCACCTCGGCGATCACATCACCAACGGGTTCCTGCGCCTGGCCGAGTCCACGGCCGGTGAGCCGATCTCTGACCCCTTCGACTTCGACGCAGACTGA
- a CDS encoding helix-turn-helix domain-containing protein, whose product MQELLGRIAKLDPEASLGLRVIACFDELMAGEVNSHALASAAAALAGCPVGFRSGDGSRQLRVDSGGVSIPGDRPAEVAALSLPNDSEVWLEREDVALPNDELILERFGLAIGVRFGLERQQLETPRDVALALDPAATPEDRIAAAVRLGLTPGSGYRVLAAPLFAVFEKRPAGPTDVITSEHGTLQVVIVTDDTEDIAVTPAGLGPSGSIGELPRSLRAAVVALRLSRPPEEGLVRAENFGGLVELLAESSDTTDPDAALIDEIMDSQWAESTVRVLLEAPTIRQAARDLGLHHSTVQSRAEQIERCLGYDPLSGYNRTRLGISVLRWRLRNSRVLELPGPVG is encoded by the coding sequence GTGCAGGAGCTGCTCGGCAGGATTGCCAAGCTCGATCCCGAAGCGAGCCTGGGTCTGCGCGTCATCGCCTGTTTCGACGAACTCATGGCCGGCGAGGTCAATTCCCATGCCCTCGCCTCCGCGGCCGCGGCTCTGGCCGGTTGCCCGGTCGGCTTTCGCAGTGGGGACGGGAGCAGGCAGCTGAGGGTCGATTCAGGCGGAGTCTCGATTCCGGGAGACCGACCCGCCGAGGTGGCCGCCCTGTCCCTGCCGAACGATTCCGAGGTCTGGCTCGAGCGGGAGGACGTTGCCTTGCCCAACGATGAACTCATCCTTGAGAGATTCGGCCTGGCCATCGGCGTGAGATTCGGTCTCGAACGGCAGCAGCTGGAGACCCCGCGGGACGTGGCGCTCGCCCTCGACCCTGCCGCGACGCCCGAAGACCGGATTGCTGCCGCGGTTCGCCTCGGGTTGACGCCTGGTTCGGGATATCGAGTCCTCGCGGCCCCGCTGTTCGCCGTCTTCGAGAAACGACCCGCCGGTCCCACCGATGTCATCACCAGCGAACATGGCACTCTGCAGGTGGTCATCGTGACCGACGACACCGAGGACATCGCCGTGACACCGGCCGGACTGGGGCCGTCCGGGTCGATCGGAGAATTGCCGCGGTCACTGCGGGCAGCCGTGGTGGCACTGCGGCTCAGCCGCCCGCCCGAGGAAGGGCTCGTGCGGGCGGAAAACTTCGGTGGGCTCGTCGAACTGCTCGCCGAATCATCTGACACAACCGATCCGGACGCTGCGCTGATCGACGAGATCATGGACTCGCAGTGGGCGGAGTCCACGGTGCGCGTGCTCCTCGAAGCACCGACGATCCGACAGGCGGCCCGCGACCTCGGTCTGCACCACAGCACGGTGCAGAGCCGGGCCGAGCAGATCGAACGCTGCCTCGGCTACGACCCGCTGTCGGGCTACAACCGCACCAGGTTGGGCATCAGCGTGCTCCGGTGGCGGCTTCGCAATTCCCGAGTGCTTGAACTTCCGGGGCCCGTGGGGTGA
- a CDS encoding CaiB/BaiF CoA-transferase family protein — translation MHAELPLSGITVISCEQAVAAPFASRQLADLGARVIKIERPGTGDFARGYDTTVNGMASHFVWLNRSKESLSLDLKHPQGKAILKDLVAEADVFIQNFAPGAAERLGFGADELRGTNERLIYASISGYGPDGPYKNAKAYDALVQAEAGLVSVTGTEDHPAKTGISTADISAGMYTYSGILAALFNREKTGEGATLQISLFDSLVEWMGYPLYFTHGSGTRPTRAGTSHAAIAPYGAFTCGDGTQIMLAIQNEREWKSFATQVLGRDDMVTDERFDRAAHRYAHKDELQTIIEEVFADFTGQQCDELLETAKVAHSRQRDMTEIADHPQLVERDRWQDVGSPVGPISMLVPPVEMSGVVPRMDPIPDVGDHTESILDDLGISPEKVAELHREGAI, via the coding sequence GTGCACGCCGAACTTCCGTTGTCCGGTATCACCGTCATCAGCTGCGAGCAGGCTGTGGCGGCACCGTTCGCCTCCAGGCAGCTCGCCGACCTGGGCGCACGTGTGATCAAGATCGAGCGCCCCGGAACCGGGGACTTCGCCCGCGGATACGACACCACCGTCAACGGCATGGCAAGCCACTTCGTATGGCTCAACCGCAGCAAGGAGAGCCTGAGCCTCGACCTCAAGCACCCGCAGGGCAAGGCGATCCTCAAGGATCTCGTCGCCGAGGCCGACGTGTTCATCCAGAACTTCGCCCCCGGGGCCGCCGAACGCTTGGGCTTCGGTGCCGATGAGCTGCGCGGGACTAATGAACGTCTCATCTACGCTTCGATCTCCGGATACGGACCAGACGGACCGTACAAGAACGCCAAGGCATACGATGCACTTGTGCAGGCCGAAGCAGGATTGGTCTCCGTGACAGGGACCGAGGATCACCCCGCGAAGACGGGGATCTCAACGGCGGACATCTCCGCCGGCATGTACACCTATTCCGGAATCCTCGCCGCACTGTTCAACCGGGAGAAGACAGGCGAAGGCGCCACCCTCCAGATCAGCCTCTTCGACTCCCTCGTCGAATGGATGGGCTACCCCCTGTACTTCACCCACGGCAGCGGCACCCGCCCCACCCGAGCCGGAACCTCCCACGCGGCCATCGCCCCCTACGGTGCCTTCACCTGCGGCGACGGCACCCAGATCATGCTCGCAATCCAGAACGAACGCGAATGGAAGAGCTTCGCCACCCAGGTCCTGGGCCGCGACGACATGGTCACCGACGAACGCTTCGACCGGGCCGCCCACCGCTACGCCCACAAGGACGAACTCCAGACCATCATCGAAGAAGTCTTCGCCGACTTCACCGGTCAGCAGTGCGATGAGCTCCTTGAAACCGCGAAGGTCGCACACTCGCGGCAACGCGACATGACCGAGATCGCCGATCACCCCCAGCTGGTCGAACGTGACCGCTGGCAGGACGTCGGCTCCCCGGTCGGACCGATCTCCATGCTCGTGCCCCCGGTCGAAATGTCCGGTGTCGTTCCTCGGATGGACCCGATTCCCGACGTGGGCGACCATACGGAGTCCATCCTCGACGATCTCGGAATCAGCCCGGAGAAGGTCGCCGAACTCCATCGTGAAGGAGCCATCTGA
- a CDS encoding TRAP transporter large permease — protein MLEATFVLIAVLILLLVTSAPIAVALGLTSLVYFYYFTLIPMTQVSERLFNALNSFPLMAIPFFILAANIMSRGGISRRLTDFGAAMVGHLRGGMAITTVLACMFFAAVSGSSPATVVAVGALMIPAMMRNGYPKEFSTGLVATSGSLGILIPPSIPLIVFGIATEQNIGDLFLAGILPGILAGVMLLGMAVFVAWKNGYGNAGEGFRMSNVDKLKAFRDAILALALPFLVLGGIYSGWFTPTEAAAVAVAYSLVVSLVIYREIKISQLWEVTLSSVKTSAMVMFIIANGILFTFVLASERIPGSISETITAWDLQPWQFLILVNILLLFVGCVMETSSAILILAPILLPIAMELGIDPIHFGIIVVMNLEIGMITPPLGLNLFVASGMSGMSVMRVAKAAIPSALVLLTALALVTFVPFFATAFV, from the coding sequence ATGCTCGAAGCAACATTCGTTCTCATTGCAGTCCTCATTCTGCTGCTCGTCACCTCGGCGCCCATTGCGGTGGCCTTGGGTCTGACCAGCCTCGTCTACTTCTACTACTTCACGCTCATCCCGATGACCCAGGTCTCGGAACGGCTCTTCAACGCTCTGAACTCGTTCCCGCTGATGGCGATTCCGTTCTTCATCCTCGCGGCCAACATCATGTCCCGCGGCGGAATCTCGCGGCGACTGACCGACTTCGGTGCGGCAATGGTCGGGCATCTGCGCGGGGGCATGGCGATCACCACGGTGCTTGCGTGCATGTTCTTCGCAGCGGTCTCCGGTTCATCACCTGCCACGGTCGTGGCCGTCGGTGCGCTGATGATCCCGGCCATGATGCGAAACGGCTATCCGAAGGAATTCTCCACGGGGCTCGTGGCCACCTCGGGGTCCTTGGGCATCCTCATTCCACCGTCGATCCCGCTCATCGTCTTCGGCATCGCCACCGAGCAGAACATCGGTGACCTGTTCCTCGCCGGCATTCTGCCGGGAATCCTCGCCGGAGTCATGCTGCTGGGCATGGCCGTGTTCGTGGCATGGAAGAACGGTTACGGCAACGCCGGGGAAGGCTTCCGGATGTCCAATGTGGACAAGCTCAAGGCATTCCGCGACGCGATCCTCGCCTTGGCCCTGCCGTTCCTGGTCCTGGGTGGAATCTACTCAGGCTGGTTCACCCCCACCGAGGCGGCGGCCGTCGCTGTCGCCTACTCATTGGTGGTGTCCCTGGTCATCTACCGCGAGATCAAGATCTCGCAGCTGTGGGAAGTCACGCTGTCATCGGTGAAAACCTCGGCGATGGTCATGTTCATCATCGCCAACGGCATCCTCTTCACCTTCGTCCTCGCCAGTGAGCGGATCCCGGGATCGATCTCGGAGACGATCACAGCCTGGGACCTGCAGCCGTGGCAGTTCCTCATCCTCGTCAACATCCTGCTGCTGTTCGTGGGCTGTGTGATGGAGACGTCCTCGGCGATCCTCATCCTGGCACCGATCCTGCTGCCGATCGCCATGGAGTTGGGCATCGACCCGATCCACTTCGGCATCATCGTCGTGATGAACCTGGAGATCGGCATGATCACGCCGCCGCTGGGGCTCAACCTGTTCGTCGCCTCCGGCATGTCGGGTATGAGCGTCATGCGCGTGGCGAAGGCTGCCATCCCGAGTGCGCTGGTGCTGCTGACTGCTCTGGCGCTGGTGACGTTCGTTCCGTTCTTCGCGACGGCGTTCGTGTAG
- a CDS encoding TRAP transporter substrate-binding protein yields MTSIRRPRWKPLVACLSICLLALSGCNPARSGKQEKFELRFAHVTSTSTPKGLAADFFAKQIEEKSDGRIQVEVFPNSELYGDKDEMQALQSNAVQMLAPASAKFTTIAPSLQVLDLPFIFDHPDEIPEIVSPDTEIGKAIYANPDLEANGLKVLGLWDSGMKQIHSNNATLSPDDMKGKKYRIQPSDVLRTQFETWGGIPSPLAFAEVYNGLQQGLIDGGENTYSNIESQKMHTVQKYVTELNHGYIGYILTVNKRWYDELPDDLQAVVDESADEASEFNRKEAQKVNAESKRLIEESGGTKIVVPTKEERQSFKDMVVPSEYEKYSDVIGPEVVDELLQRDKERE; encoded by the coding sequence ATGACGTCGATACGACGACCCAGGTGGAAACCGCTGGTTGCCTGCCTGTCGATCTGCCTGCTGGCACTGAGCGGGTGCAATCCCGCGCGCAGCGGCAAGCAGGAGAAGTTCGAACTGCGCTTCGCCCATGTGACTTCGACGAGCACGCCGAAGGGACTGGCCGCTGACTTCTTCGCAAAGCAGATCGAAGAGAAGTCCGATGGTCGCATCCAGGTCGAGGTGTTCCCGAACTCGGAACTCTACGGCGACAAGGACGAGATGCAGGCGCTGCAGTCCAATGCTGTGCAGATGCTCGCCCCGGCGAGCGCGAAGTTCACGACGATCGCGCCGAGCCTGCAGGTTCTCGACCTGCCGTTCATCTTCGATCACCCGGATGAGATCCCGGAGATCGTCAGCCCCGACACCGAGATCGGCAAGGCCATCTACGCCAACCCCGACCTCGAGGCCAATGGGCTGAAGGTCTTGGGCCTGTGGGATTCGGGAATGAAGCAGATCCATTCGAACAATGCGACGCTGAGCCCTGACGATATGAAGGGCAAGAAGTATCGCATCCAGCCTTCGGATGTGCTGCGCACTCAGTTCGAGACCTGGGGCGGAATCCCGTCGCCCCTGGCTTTCGCCGAGGTCTACAACGGGCTTCAGCAGGGACTCATCGACGGTGGTGAGAACACGTACTCGAACATCGAGTCGCAGAAGATGCACACCGTCCAGAAGTACGTCACCGAACTCAATCACGGTTACATCGGCTACATCCTCACCGTGAATAAGCGCTGGTATGACGAACTGCCCGATGATCTGCAGGCTGTCGTCGACGAATCTGCCGATGAAGCCTCCGAGTTCAACCGCAAGGAAGCACAGAAGGTCAACGCGGAATCCAAGCGGCTCATCGAGGAGTCCGGGGGCACGAAGATCGTGGTGCCCACGAAGGAGGAGCGCCAGTCATTCAAAGACATGGTCGTGCCTTCCGAGTACGAGAAGTACAGCGATGTCATCGGACCAGAGGTCGTCGACGAGCTCCTGCAGCGTGACAAGGAACGTGAGTGA
- a CDS encoding FumA C-terminus/TtdB family hydratase beta subunit — translation MADLSAPATSAPATSTVAYTPLLPTHGDGPAMRQLDIDGVETVHAEVAGQSRSFLQVAPSTLTDLAEVAFKEVSHYLRTDHLASLRAIIDDPEASANDVFVALDLLQNASVSAGEILPMCQDTGTAIVSAKRGPNVLTDGDDAKHLSAGIHRAYEELNLRYSQLAPVSLFEEKNTGTNLPAQIEVGLSPADDYELLFMAKGGGSANKSFLYQETKAVLNEDSMLDFLAEKISTLGTAACPPYHLAVVIGGPSAEFTLKTAKLASAHYLDDLPTTGDATLGHGFRDTGFEDTVFKLTQTLGFGAQFGGKYFCHDVRVVRLPRHNGSLPIAIAVSCSADRQIIARINSDGVFIEELEHDPARFLPSMGRVEEIESGNVTEVDLDRPMPELQSQLSGLVVGDRLSLTGTVIVARDIVHAKLRQRLNEGGELPDYFKDHPIYYAGPAKTPEGMPSGSFGPTTASRMDTYVRQFQEAGGSMIMLAKGNRSKQVKDSCAEFGGFYLGSIGGPAARLAQDCITSVEVLDMEDLGMEAVWRIKVEDFPAFIITDDKGHDFFDTTGPDTTIGLGRTRTAKDGARLD, via the coding sequence ATGGCCGATCTATCCGCACCCGCAACGTCCGCGCCCGCAACTTCCACCGTCGCCTATACACCGCTGCTGCCCACGCACGGTGATGGCCCGGCCATGCGGCAACTCGACATCGACGGAGTCGAAACGGTCCACGCCGAGGTGGCCGGACAGTCCAGGTCATTCCTGCAGGTGGCACCCTCGACGCTGACCGACCTCGCCGAGGTCGCGTTCAAAGAGGTCTCCCACTACCTGCGCACCGATCACCTGGCCAGTCTGCGCGCGATCATCGACGATCCGGAAGCCAGCGCCAACGACGTCTTCGTCGCCCTCGACTTGTTGCAGAACGCCTCGGTCTCGGCCGGAGAGATCCTGCCCATGTGCCAGGACACCGGCACCGCGATTGTCTCCGCCAAACGCGGACCCAATGTGCTCACCGACGGTGATGACGCCAAACATCTCTCGGCCGGCATCCACCGGGCCTATGAGGAACTCAACCTCCGCTACTCCCAGCTCGCCCCGGTCAGCCTCTTCGAAGAGAAGAACACCGGAACGAACCTGCCCGCCCAGATCGAAGTCGGCTTGAGCCCGGCCGATGACTACGAACTGCTGTTCATGGCCAAGGGCGGGGGAAGTGCGAACAAATCCTTCCTCTACCAGGAGACGAAGGCCGTGCTCAACGAGGACTCGATGCTCGACTTCCTCGCCGAGAAGATCTCCACCCTGGGCACCGCGGCCTGCCCGCCCTACCACCTCGCAGTCGTCATCGGCGGACCCTCGGCGGAGTTCACACTCAAGACCGCGAAGCTCGCCAGCGCCCACTACCTCGACGACCTGCCCACCACCGGTGACGCGACACTGGGCCACGGGTTCCGCGACACGGGCTTCGAAGACACCGTGTTCAAACTGACCCAGACGCTCGGATTCGGCGCCCAGTTCGGCGGCAAGTACTTCTGCCACGACGTGCGCGTCGTCAGGCTACCCCGCCACAACGGGTCACTGCCGATCGCGATCGCCGTGAGCTGCTCGGCCGATCGGCAGATCATCGCCCGCATCAACTCAGACGGCGTCTTCATCGAAGAGCTCGAGCACGATCCCGCACGGTTCCTGCCCTCCATGGGCCGGGTCGAGGAGATCGAATCCGGCAACGTCACCGAGGTGGACCTCGACCGACCCATGCCCGAACTCCAGTCCCAGCTGAGTGGGCTCGTAGTCGGCGACCGGCTCTCGCTGACCGGCACGGTGATCGTGGCCCGCGACATCGTCCACGCCAAGCTGCGACAGCGTCTCAATGAGGGCGGCGAACTTCCCGACTACTTCAAAGACCACCCGATCTACTACGCGGGACCGGCGAAGACGCCCGAAGGGATGCCCTCGGGATCGTTCGGGCCGACCACTGCCTCACGGATGGACACCTACGTGCGGCAGTTCCAGGAAGCCGGCGGATCGATGATCATGCTCGCCAAGGGCAACCGCTCCAAGCAGGTCAAGGACTCCTGCGCGGAATTCGGCGGCTTCTACCTCGGCTCCATCGGCGGACCCGCAGCACGTCTGGCCCAGGACTGCATCACCTCCGTCGAAGTCCTCGACATGGAAGACCTCGGCATGGAGGCCGTCTGGCGGATCAAGGTCGAGGACTTCCCGGCCTTCATCATCACCGACGACAAAGGCCACGACTTCTTCGACACCACCGGACCCGACACCACAATCGGACTCGGACGCACACGCACAGCCAAGGACGGCGCCCGCCTGGACTGA
- a CDS encoding TRAP transporter small permease encodes MKTFDKYLSRVENFLAGASLIGATALAVFAVLLRNITGDVLFWSEEAIIYLIICSTFFGAVVTLRHNEHVAVDIMPTLLKGKKKKFFVVLGGLMTLIYAGFIAYLSWALISEPFSRTTITPALKLPLWVVELSLAVGMTLFFIRAAEMLIRAINAPAEELDKDVFAEEAAAVGIDVNDIAIDDDDTKEGDR; translated from the coding sequence ATGAAGACCTTCGACAAGTATCTGAGCCGGGTCGAGAACTTCCTGGCCGGCGCCAGTCTCATCGGCGCCACAGCACTCGCGGTCTTCGCCGTGCTCCTGCGCAACATCACAGGAGACGTGCTCTTCTGGTCCGAAGAGGCCATCATCTACCTCATCATCTGCTCGACCTTCTTCGGTGCGGTCGTGACCCTACGCCACAACGAGCACGTGGCCGTGGACATCATGCCGACGCTGCTCAAGGGCAAGAAGAAGAAGTTCTTCGTCGTCCTCGGCGGGCTGATGACCCTCATCTACGCAGGCTTCATCGCCTACCTGTCTTGGGCGCTGATCAGCGAACCCTTCTCACGCACGACGATCACACCGGCGCTCAAGCTGCCTCTGTGGGTTGTTGAACTCTCACTGGCCGTGGGCATGACGCTGTTCTTCATCCGCGCCGCCGAAATGCTCATCCGAGCGATCAACGCCCCGGCCGAAGAGCTCGACAAGGACGTGTTCGCTGAGGAAGCCGCGGCAGTCGGCATCGACGTGAACGACATCGCCATCGATGACGACGATACGAAGGAAGGGGATCGCTGA
- a CDS encoding serine hydrolase domain-containing protein produces MSENTAVNDAVVRVATKTVDSGGVPGVVAGVTTDKETISLTAAGVRSLDDSQPMTTDSVFMIFSTTKALTGTVALQLVESGELDLDAPAKDYAPGLADVQVIDGFDDGGEPILRAPASEPTTKQLLLHTAGFGYDFFNEKYERLAREHGQPSIVTATRKALETPLLFDPGTQWEYGSNMDWAGQVIEGITGKTLGEAMRTRVLEPLGMDDSTFRPTASMQERQATMHQRTDGELAATDFMLPDPQVEMGGHGLFSTVDDYLKFIRMWLNDGAADDGTVVLRPETVDLATQNHLGDLRVKLMPGVIPSLSNDAEFFPGMPKTWGYTFMINEEDAPTGRPAGAAAWAGLANLFYWFDRQNKIGGYWATQIFPFADPDSVGGYLEMETAVYDALKG; encoded by the coding sequence ATGTCTGAGAACACAGCTGTCAACGACGCAGTTGTCCGCGTGGCCACGAAGACCGTCGACAGCGGCGGCGTCCCAGGCGTCGTCGCAGGAGTGACCACCGACAAGGAGACCATCAGTCTCACTGCTGCAGGAGTCCGCTCCCTCGACGATTCGCAGCCGATGACCACGGACTCCGTGTTCATGATCTTCTCCACGACGAAGGCCCTGACCGGCACCGTGGCACTGCAGCTGGTGGAGTCGGGAGAGCTCGACCTCGACGCCCCGGCGAAGGACTATGCCCCAGGGCTGGCCGACGTGCAGGTCATCGACGGTTTCGACGACGGCGGAGAACCGATCCTCCGGGCACCCGCCAGCGAACCGACCACCAAACAGCTGCTGCTGCACACCGCCGGCTTCGGCTACGACTTCTTCAACGAGAAGTACGAACGGCTCGCCCGCGAACACGGCCAGCCGAGCATCGTCACCGCCACCAGGAAGGCGTTGGAGACTCCGCTGCTGTTCGATCCCGGCACCCAGTGGGAGTACGGGTCGAACATGGATTGGGCCGGCCAGGTCATCGAAGGCATCACCGGAAAGACTCTGGGTGAGGCGATGCGCACCCGAGTCCTCGAACCGCTGGGCATGGACGACAGCACCTTCCGTCCGACCGCGTCGATGCAGGAGCGGCAGGCCACGATGCACCAGCGCACCGACGGCGAACTCGCGGCGACCGACTTCATGCTGCCCGATCCGCAGGTGGAGATGGGCGGCCACGGACTCTTCTCGACCGTCGATGACTACCTGAAGTTCATCAGGATGTGGCTCAACGACGGAGCAGCCGACGACGGAACCGTCGTCCTCCGCCCCGAAACGGTGGACCTGGCCACGCAGAACCACCTCGGCGATCTTCGGGTGAAACTGATGCCCGGAGTCATCCCGAGCTTGTCCAACGATGCGGAGTTCTTCCCCGGCATGCCGAAGACCTGGGGATACACGTTCATGATCAACGAGGAGGACGCCCCGACCGGACGCCCGGCCGGCGCCGCCGCATGGGCGGGTCTTGCCAACCTCTTCTACTGGTTCGACCGACAGAACAAGATCGGCGGGTACTGGGCCACACAGATCTTCCCCTTCGCCGACCCCGACTCCGTCGGTGGGTACCTCGAGATGGAGACGGCAGTCTACGATGCTCTGAAAGGCTGA
- a CDS encoding alpha/beta hydrolase → MTQRRSRFDAELAASLSVIGGVFPPTITPSLIDFMRVSYASEPLAETLNGRRVEHSEYQVPGHLGEDITVSVFRRSGDTGRRPTIVYAHSGGLMFGDRFSALGLNLDWVEKIGAILICPEYRLAPEFQDPYAREDMYAALLWTAENSDTLGVDPARLIVAGASSGGGLAAGMALAARDRRGPKLKGQLLTYPMLDDRGITPSTHQFDGIGVWDRVSNETGWQAMLGDDYRTEAVSPYIAPSRANDLTDLPPAYIDVGSAEIFRDEAVAYASALWNDGSEAELHVWPGGFHAFDIFAAHTHLAQGMISTRMAWIEKLLAD, encoded by the coding sequence ATGACACAACGACGGTCACGATTCGACGCGGAGCTCGCCGCGAGTCTGTCCGTCATCGGCGGGGTCTTTCCGCCGACCATCACTCCTTCGCTCATCGACTTCATGCGAGTCTCGTACGCCTCGGAGCCGCTGGCGGAGACTCTCAACGGCCGTCGGGTCGAACATTCCGAATATCAGGTGCCGGGCCACCTCGGCGAGGACATCACCGTCTCCGTCTTCAGACGATCCGGGGACACCGGACGACGACCGACGATCGTCTACGCCCACTCCGGCGGGCTGATGTTCGGCGATCGCTTCAGCGCGCTCGGCCTCAACCTCGACTGGGTCGAGAAGATCGGTGCGATCCTCATCTGCCCCGAATACCGCCTGGCGCCCGAGTTCCAAGACCCCTATGCGCGTGAGGACATGTACGCCGCGCTCCTGTGGACGGCAGAGAACTCCGACACCCTCGGCGTCGACCCCGCCCGACTCATCGTCGCCGGAGCCAGCTCCGGAGGGGGACTGGCCGCCGGCATGGCGCTGGCAGCCCGCGACCGGCGCGGACCGAAGCTCAAGGGCCAACTGCTTACCTACCCCATGCTCGACGACCGAGGCATCACACCGTCGACCCATCAGTTCGACGGCATCGGCGTCTGGGATCGGGTGAGCAACGAAACCGGATGGCAGGCGATGCTCGGCGATGACTACCGCACCGAGGCAGTCTCGCCCTACATCGCACCATCGCGTGCCAACGACCTCACCGATCTGCCGCCCGCGTACATCGACGTGGGCTCGGCCGAGATCTTCCGGGACGAAGCCGTCGCCTACGCCTCGGCCCTCTGGAACGACGGCAGCGAAGCGGAGCTGCACGTGTGGCCCGGAGGCTTCCACGCCTTCGATATCTTCGCCGCCCATACACACCTTGCGCAAGGAATGATCAGCACCCGAATGGCCTGGATCGAGAAGCTCCTGGCCGACTGA